CTGGATCTTGGGATTCTTAGCTCCCTGTCACCCAGCCCTATTTTACAAACAGGGGCCTCTCTGGACTCAACGACCTGTCGTGGGAAGGAGTGTCATTCTCCTGTAGGTCAAGGTTGAGAATTAGCCCACCCTTTCTTCTGAGCCTTTTATGGCCAGCCATTCATAAATTTGTCCAACTCCCTTTAAGAATTTGTGTCTTGGTCCCGCCAGGGTCATCTCTTGGTGTAATGAGTCCCATGTTTATTACCTGTGGGGTGAGGTCATGTTTCTTTCTTGGCTGCCTGTCTTCCCCACCCTCCTTCCACCTGGGACCACAGCTGGGTAGAAGGGAAGGCCTTGCTTAGTCTCCTGGCGCTTTACAGCCAGAACCTTGCAGTCCATTCACCCACCAGGCTCTAGACCTCAGGTGAGAAGACCAGCTTGCTCCTAACTGAAAACATTCtggaacattgtacaggaagaACCCTGCTGCTACATTTAACTGGATAGGATCATTGGAATGGGGCTGGCAGGAGATGTCATCCTGGAAGGAATACATAAGAAAGAAAGTCCCctgtgaaggacttccctggtggtctagtggttaagaatctgcctgccaatgcaggggacacgggttcgatccctggtccaggaagatcccacatgctgtagagcaactaagcctgtgaaaagtgaaagtgttagttgctcagtcgtgtctaactcgtTATAACCCTATGGAcgatggcctgccaggctcctctgtaggattctccaggagagaacactggagtgggtttgccattccattctcttctccaggggatcttcctgacccagggatcaaacttcagtctcctgcactgcagacagattccttaccatctgagccaccacggaagccccatcTAAGcttgtgggccacaactattgatccTGTGCCCgagagcccagaagccacaagTAGAAGCCCAAGTACTGCAACTGCCGAAGCCCAAGAACCCAAGAGCCCATGCTttggaacaagagaagccactgcagtgagaagccccacACTGCAGTGAGGAGTGGCCTGAGCTCACcctgcatgcagcagtgaagacccagcacagccaacagtacaataaattttaaaaagggaagacTTGCGGACCATGCATCCATCGGTGGGGCATCAGTGGGCTCAGAAACTCTTGGTTTCCTTCTGAATAGGCGACCTCCCTTTAAAAAGTCATATTGTGACTTTGCACACTCTCTTCAAATGGAATCATGGCAGTCATGGGGCAAATTACATACTGAATTTCTGATGGCAATGGTTGAATCATGATGGCTTCCTTAGTGACCACCTGTTCAGCACTGTCCTCTCCTTCCAGATTGTTCTGTGGGGCCGGACTGAGAAATGCctgaaggagacgacagaggagaTTCGGCAGATGGGCACTGAGTGCCACTACTTCATCTGTGATGTGGGCAACCGGGAGGAGGTGTACCAGACGGCCAAGGCGGTGCGGGAGAAGGTGAGTGGCCTGGGAGGCGCTGGCCTCAGCTCCGCCGGAATCCTAGCCAAAGGCGGCAGTCTCACGGGGCTTGGGAGAGAGCTTTGCTGATGGTGGAATGGCTGTGTGCTGGGCATCTCGGAGGACTCGCTTGTGAAGCtggtccgtgtgtgtgtgtgtgtgtgtgtgtgtgtgttgcagagAGCAGGTACTAGGGACACAGATTGACTAAATCACCTGTTGTCCCCTTTGGAAGTTTAGGCCTGTGAGTGTCTGTCCTAAACCCTAGGGTGGCGGGGTGGCAGGGAGGAAGAGCAAAAATCTTATGGCCGTCTGGGAAAATCCCCCCAACTCCAGCTATCTATTTAGACTGAGTGTATCAGTGAGATCCGAGAGAGCAGAAACCACCCCATTAGATATCTGGCACATGGCAAATGTTAACTATGTTTATGTCGCAATGACCTCATTTATTATAGGTGTTCTCTGTGACAGGTATATTATGTGCCATAAATTATTTCTGATCCCCAGAGCAACACTGGTATGGTTATTAGCCCCACCTTACAAATCAAGACTGATGCTCAGAGAGGCAATGTGGCTGCCCAGGGCCAGGTCCCTCCTCTCCAGGTACAGGCCACTGGGGCTGGCTGCCCTAATGGCCCCATGGCCCCTTCTTGCCCACAGGTGGGTGACATCACCATCCTGGTGAACAACGCTGCCGTGGTCCATGGGAAGAGCCTGATGGACAGCGATGATGATGCCCTTCTCAAGTCCCAGCACATCAACACCCTGGGCCAGTTCTGGGTAAGGTtgtcctgagccagagccagGCCTGGGTGTGTTAGTGACATGTTCTTCCCTTCCAGGGAGGCTGGGAGCTacaggggagtggggagaggctcACCAGGGCTTGGGCTTAGATCTAGAGGGTGTCTGGACAAGAAGAATGACAGGCTTTCCAGGAGTCATCTGGACTTTCTGAAATGTGAGGCTCAGTGTCCTCGGCCTCCACCCCTCACCTCCCCGTCACAGGAAAACCCAGTGGCTGAGGACTGCTTGTGTCCAGGGTGGTCTGTTCTCCCCGAGAGGGGAAGTCGAGGGGTGTTGGAAGCTGTAGCTGCCGCCCACTAACCTCCCCATCCACCCTCAGACCACCAAGGCCTTCCTGCCACGGATGCTGGAGCTGCAGAACGGCCACATCGTGTGTCTGAACTCCGTGCTGGCACTCTCCGCCATCCCCGGTGCCATCGACTACTGCACGTCCAAAGCCTCAGCCTTCGCCTTCATGGAGAGCCTGACCCTGGGGCTGCTGGACTGTCCGGGCGTCAGCGCCACCACCGTGCTGCCCTTCCACACCAGCACCGAGATGTTCCAGGGCATGAGGGTCAGGTCAGTGGCAGAGGACCCCGTCTCCGGGCCAAGTCCCTCTAGCCCGTTGGACAACAGGACTCATTATACACAGagaccaaattttaaaataacccagAAGTGCTTTTTCCCTGGCTTTTTGGTCTAGTACCTGAGTCTCCATCTGCAAAGCAGTGGGGTTCTAGAGTGGCTTAGAGTCCTGCTTCTCAGTTCAGGGGCCTCACAGAGTACCCACACTAAACGCATGCAATGGAATACTCACCCACCTATAAAAAGGGCGCAAAGTATTGATTATGCAAACAATATAGATGAATCTCGAAAGCattatgttgaatgaaagaaaccagagacACAAGagtgcattttgaaaaaaaaaaaaagagtgcatttTGCATGAGTCCATTTTTCTGAAGTTCTAGAGCAGGCAAAGCTGGGCAGATGTGATGGAAATCAGAACAGTGCACTCCTAGAGGCGTGGGGACACAGCCTGGCAGGGAGCACCAGGGAACCTACCAGGCTTTTAATAATGTTCTCTCTTCTTGATTTGAGTAGGGGTTAAAGAGGTAAAAATTGATCATGCTGGACACTTAATATTTATGccttttattgtatataaattatagctTAGTTTAAAGAAATACCAAAGCCCAACCACCCCACctccagaccaattaaatcaatGGGGAACGGGAACTACTGGTTTAGAGCTTGTGCTTTGGAGCCAGATCCCCAGGATGTGTGTGACCTTGGATCTGGTTAGTTCCTACTCCAGCCTCTCTtgttaatctgtaaaatgggatgatggGAGTAGGAGTCTGTGATAAGAATAAAATGGGGTCTAGCACACAATACCCTATGTGCTACATTGTAAGTGCCCAGTAAATGGTGCTACACTGATGTACACTTGTGAAGGGACACAAGGTTATGGGTGAATGAAAATGCGGAATCATCCAAAaactatttttcttgtttttttttgcaaagcAACATATAATGATAATTTTGCCTTCTAAATTACGTGCATCATCCTCTTCCAAACATGAGGATGGCATGGAAGGATCATTGTGAGGATTGCATGAGATCCTGGAAGGCATGTAACACAGTACATTCATATGGGAATCACTCAGAACACCTTAGTGATTATCACTAGGGTTGGTTTTGCTAAGCAAGAATCAAAACACCTTGCTTTGTGGACTCAGAGAcaaacagaacagacttgtggttgccaagggggagtgggggaggggagggaagaagcaggagtttgggatcagcagaggcaaactattatatatagaatgggtgACTAATGTAgcgtatagcacaggtaactatattTGATATCCCGTAAAaagccaaaatggaaaagaatatgaaaaagaatatgtgtgtgtctatatatatgtataactgagtcacttagggctttcctggtggctcagacagtaaagaatctgcttgcagtacaggagacccagatttgatccctgagtggggaagagcccttggagaagggaatggcaacccactccagtattcttgcctggagaattccgtggacagaagaccctggcaggctacagtccacggggtcacaaagagttggacacaactaaacgaGTCACTTAGTTGTATatgagaaattaacacattgtaaattaactatacttcaataaaatttaaaagaaaaacctgaTTTTGAATCTAACCTCAGCTACTATATGGTGGTGAAACCTTGAACCAGTTTTGTTACCAGTCTGAGCTTTACTTTGCTCATCTGTCAAACAGTGGAAATCATATTTACCTTGTCGGATTATTGGGAGAATTAGAAATAACACATGTAATGTATCTAGTGCAAAGCCTGGGGCATACAAGATGctcagtattattattttttctaacaaTAAACATCTTCATAAGTGCATCTGCTATTAATCTTTCTAGCAGACTTTAGTtgttatgtgctgtgctgtgcttagtcgctcagtcgtgtctgactctgcaaccccatggactgcagcccgccaggctcctctgtccatgggatttcccaggcaagaatactggagtgggttgccatgccctcttccaggggatcctcacaacccagggagcaaacccaggtctcctgccttgcaggcagatttttttaccatgtgagccaccaggaaagcccgagaatattgaagtgggtaaactatgccttctccaggggatcattcccaacccaggaattgaaccggggtctcctgcattgcaggcagattctttaccagctgagctaccagggaagcctaatttcCACCTAACTTATGTGCAAATTATCATAGATTCTGAATTTAGAGGGGGCTGGAATAATGACTATGAATGTTCTATACTGGTTTTTTCCCCCTACAATGTATTGGTTTAGTTTCTTCTCATCTGGGCATAcaggaagtgctcaataaatatgtgaaagtgaaagccattcagtcatgtccaaccattTGAGACCccgtgcagtccaaggaattctccaggccaggatactggagtgggtagccatttccttctccaggggatcttcccaacccagggatcgaacccaggtctcccacactgcatgaagattctttagcagctgagccgccagggaaacaTACTGGATGGAAATGCCGCCACAGCGATCCATGGTTCTAACTGGGCGCCTCGAGCACAGAAGTGAGCAGGACTTTCACAGACCTTGCATTCCTGCGCTTGTTTCGCCTTCTGGCATGGTTTCCTCTTCATCACTTTAGGAAGGAAATCCACGGCCTCTCTCAAGTCATTTTTCCGGTGGTTCAGAGTGTGGGCCCAAACTGCAGAgacaggtggtgttagtggtaaagaacctgcctgccaatgcaggagatgtaagggatgcaggtttgatccctggttcgggaggatcccctggaggagggcatggcaacccactccagtattcttgcctgggaaatcccatggacagaggagcctggctggcagagtcagacatgacaagtgatttagcatgcaacCCCAGCTTTGTGTGACCTCTGGCAAGTTACTTAGTTttcctgtgccttggtttcctagTCCATGAGAAGGGATTGATGATGGTATCCTGACTTTGCAGGCTAGATGAGCTCCCATGTGTGAATCAACTAGCTGGCTGGCAGGTAGGAAGCACTAGGTGTAGCTTTGTTATCTGTGGACTGCAGGTGAGCCCTGAGGGCTTAGGAGAAGAGCAGTAAAAGTCTATTTGTACCTAGTGTGTGTgggttagttgttcagtcatgtctgattctttgcaaccccttggactgtagactgccaggctcctctgttcatggaattctccaggcaagaatactggagcagatagccattcccttctccaggggatctccctgacccagggatcgaacctgggtcttctgcattgcaggcagattctttactgtctgagtcacaaaggaagccctatttcttaaaaggaaaaaaaaaaaagcattggctTTCTCTCCAACCATGCTTAACAACTTCTCAGGGTGGAGGGTTGGAGACAGGTGCTTAGAACAAAATTGGTGGATTTTCTGGCAAGTGCAGCcataacagggacttccctggtggtccagtggctaagactctgcactcccaatgcaggggacccaggcttaattcctggtcagggaactagatcacacatgctgcaactaaagatggaagatcccatgtgGTCTCAACCTGACACAGCCCAATAAATAAgtatttggaaaaaagaaaagagtaaccATATAGGTGAGTGCTGCTGTTTGTAAATTgctatttactgatttttttctgtgtttgagCCACCAGACGCTTTACAAATACTGCTGCATGTGGCCCTCT
The sequence above is drawn from the Dama dama isolate Ldn47 chromosome 14, ASM3311817v1, whole genome shotgun sequence genome and encodes:
- the DHRS3 gene encoding short-chain dehydrogenase/reductase 3 isoform X1; the protein is MVWKRLGALVVFPLQMIYLVVKAAVGLVLPAKLRDLSRENVLITGGGRGIGRQLAREFAERGARKIVLWGRTEKCLKETTEEIRQMGTECHYFICDVGNREEVYQTAKAVREKVGDITILVNNAAVVHGKSLMDSDDDALLKSQHINTLGQFWTTKAFLPRMLELQNGHIVCLNSVLALSAIPGAIDYCTSKASAFAFMESLTLGLLDCPGVSATTVLPFHTSTEMFQGMRVRFPNLFPPLKPETVARRTVEAVQLNQALLLLPWTMHALIILKSILPQAALEEIHKFSGTYTCMNTFKGRT
- the DHRS3 gene encoding short-chain dehydrogenase/reductase 3 isoform X2, producing the protein MVWKRLGALVVFPLQMIYLVVKAAVGLVLPAKLRDLSRENVLITGGGRGIGRQLAREFAERGARKIVLWGRTEKCLKETTEEIRQMGTECHYFICDVGNREEVYQTAKAVREKVGDITILVNNAAVVHGKSLMDSDDDALLKSQHINTLGQFWTTKAFLPRMLELQNGHIVCLNSVLALSAIPGAIDYCTSKASAFAFMESLTLGLLDCPGVSATTVLPFHTSTEMFQGMRVRFPNLFPPLKPETVARRTVEAVQLNQALLLLPWTMHALIILKSLQKTPPYTHESEC